Part of the Labilibaculum antarcticum genome, CAGGCAGTTTTCGTTGCTCACCAAAAATGAAATCTAAAACAACTTCACCATTTTTATCCGTATAAATATTAGCCTGATGATTTGTATTATAGCCCAACTCATTATCCTTGCCATTGATACTGAATTTGAATTGCAACAGAGAACTAAAATTCGCATTTGATTTGCTCCGATAATTGGACTGCAAATGCGTTGGGCTTAACGCTTTGCCCTTGTAATCACCTTGTATCACCTGTGTTTTGGTGATCTTGTAATCCTGATTCTGATATAATACCTCCTTCTTGCATCCTGAAAAAAGGACACAAAAACAAAGGCTTAGTAATAAACTGATATTTCTTTCCACAACTAATTATTTTAACAAGAATTGGTAAATATTTATTGAGATATTTTTATTTAAAGTCACCATTTGCCTTATTTCTCAACATGTAGTTTAGAAAATTCCATAGTGTTAGGAATCATCACCAAACATTGTTTTTTTTGCTCATCCCATGCCCAAACAGCTTTATCCTGTTTGTCAAAATCGATTTGTCCTGTTTTATTCAAACGGAACCTTTTTACTTTGTGAGTATCCAACAAAAGCTTTTTTGGTTTTTGCTGACAATGCAAACGAATCAATACGTTCCTTTTTACCCAATGAAATTCATTGTGATTTTTAATCTCATGACTAATTTCAAAGGCATCTTCTGTAGTCTTACACTCCAAAATTCTTTCGGCATAAACATCCTGTTTGTAATCATTAGATATTCCATCATCTTCGTATACATTTAGTAAGGCCTTTCGATTCTTTGCTGCCGGATATACATCCAACAACAAAGGATAATTCGGATCTTCACCAATGTATTGCATTACTGGCATTGTCGGAATAATTGAGCCTTTTTTTACAAAGATCGGAATGGTCTCTATTTCAACAGGATATTCAATCCAAGTTTTTCCCTGATACAAACGTGTTCCATTTGAAAAATCGATCCACTCTCCCTCCGGCAAGTATATTTTAACTTGTGAAGCACCCTTCTCAACCACAGGTGCAACCATTATATCTTTTCCAAATAAAAACTGATTGTTTAGATGATAGGTTTCTTTGTCATCAGGATACTCTAGAACGACAGCTCTCATTATCGGAAGACCAGTTTCATATGCTTCTCGTGCATAGGTATATATGTAAGGAAAGAGCTGATATTTCAATTCGATTGCCTTTTTACAGATTTGCTCTACTTCAGGTCCAAATTCCCAAGGTTCAACTGCATTATTTCCCTCATGATGAGCACGACTCAATGGATTAAAAATACCGAACTGCATCCAACGAGCATACAATTCACCCATTTCTTCTTTATCTGAGATATCACCACAATAACCGGATATATCGCTTGTCCAAAATGGAATTAGCCCCATACCTGCCGACAGCGCTACTGGAATTTGCTGCTTTAAGTTCGCCCAACCACTTAGTACGTCATTTCCATTGCCAGAATCACCCGACCATCCAAAAGTGTATTTTTGCATTCCTGCATAGGCAGCTCTCGTCATTTGAAAAATTCTTGTGTTTGGATTCCGTTTCTCAAATTCCTCAGTTACCACCTTATCCCAGGTAAGACCATACACATTGTGAATTTCATCGTGCATTCCCAAATAATGCTGCATAAACAATCGATCTGTATCTTCTTCGTTACTCCATGCCGGTTCGCCCATATCAGTCCAAAATCCTCGCACTCCATCATCTATAACTTTTTGCTGATAGTTTCCCCACCAATTAGCAACTTCCGGTTTAGTGAAATCTACTATTCCGCAATTGCCTCCCCATGGCCAGGGCATGTCATAGCTTTTCCCTGTACGTACATCTGTAGTAAAATAGCCAAGAGAATCTGCTTCCTTCCATTGTTTTTTATTGTCTTGGGACACAACAGGATCCTGCGATACAATCACTTTAAATCCCTTCTCATCCAAATCAGCTAACATTTGAACAGGTTCATCGTAGTTTTCCTCTTTCCATTCAAAATCCTGCAAATGCTGTGTCCAGCCGATGTCCTGGTAAATAATATCGCAAGGGATTTTCCGCTCTCGAAACTGAGAAGCAATTTCCCGGGTAAGCTTCTCATTGGTTAACATTCCCCGGCTTTGCGAAAACCCTAAGGCCCAACAAGGTGGCATTATGGGATTTCCTGTTAATTGAATATAACCTTTCAGGATTTGCTTATAAGTTGGACCATAAATAAAATAGTAGGTCATCTGCCCACCAGGAGCTTCAAATGAATAATACTCTTCAGAATCGCTGCCCATCTTAAACTCCGATTTATAAGTATTATCAAAGAATATTCCATAACCGTAACTACTCATAAAAAATGGAATGCTTTTATATAAAGGATCTTCATTTACTCCATAACAAGGTCTATCGCTGTTCCACATCTTAAAACTTTTTCCTCTGCGGTTAATAGATCCACTCTTCTCTCCTAATCCGAAAAATTCTTCGTTTGCCCGTAAGGTTTTACGGGACGCAATATTTTCCCCTTCCAATGTAAAGCCCTTATCCTCGTAATCTTCCAATAATAGTTTCTGATATTTGTCGAAAAATCTGATTTGAAAGGGATCTTTATTTATTCTGATGATTAATTTAGAGGTGAAAATCTCATAACTCTGAACTTGTTCTGATACGTTAATCTTTTGGCTTTTTGCAAGAGCATTTTCGGTTAAAGCAAAAGAAGTATTTCTGATAAGAGTATCATTCAACTCTTCAAAATTCATCCTCACAATTCCTTCACCCAATAATTGAAGAGTAGCCTTTATGTTGTTTTCGCAGGTGAATACAACTCTATCCTCGAGATTTGTATAAGCTATACATTTACCAGGAGTACGTGCATC contains:
- a CDS encoding glycoside hydrolase family 31 protein, with amino-acid sequence MKYYIILTLLLGIIPKGNASSQRTNLDARTPGKCIAYTNLEDRVVFTCENNIKATLQLLGEGIVRMNFEELNDTLIRNTSFALTENALAKSQKINVSEQVQSYEIFTSKLIIRINKDPFQIRFFDKYQKLLLEDYEDKGFTLEGENIASRKTLRANEEFFGLGEKSGSINRRGKSFKMWNSDRPCYGVNEDPLYKSIPFFMSSYGYGIFFDNTYKSEFKMGSDSEEYYSFEAPGGQMTYYFIYGPTYKQILKGYIQLTGNPIMPPCWALGFSQSRGMLTNEKLTREIASQFRERKIPCDIIYQDIGWTQHLQDFEWKEENYDEPVQMLADLDEKGFKVIVSQDPVVSQDNKKQWKEADSLGYFTTDVRTGKSYDMPWPWGGNCGIVDFTKPEVANWWGNYQQKVIDDGVRGFWTDMGEPAWSNEEDTDRLFMQHYLGMHDEIHNVYGLTWDKVVTEEFEKRNPNTRIFQMTRAAYAGMQKYTFGWSGDSGNGNDVLSGWANLKQQIPVALSAGMGLIPFWTSDISGYCGDISDKEEMGELYARWMQFGIFNPLSRAHHEGNNAVEPWEFGPEVEQICKKAIELKYQLFPYIYTYAREAYETGLPIMRAVVLEYPDDKETYHLNNQFLFGKDIMVAPVVEKGASQVKIYLPEGEWIDFSNGTRLYQGKTWIEYPVEIETIPIFVKKGSIIPTMPVMQYIGEDPNYPLLLDVYPAAKNRKALLNVYEDDGISNDYKQDVYAERILECKTTEDAFEISHEIKNHNEFHWVKRNVLIRLHCQQKPKKLLLDTHKVKRFRLNKTGQIDFDKQDKAVWAWDEQKKQCLVMIPNTMEFSKLHVEK